The Pelobates fuscus isolate aPelFus1 chromosome 2, aPelFus1.pri, whole genome shotgun sequence genome has a segment encoding these proteins:
- the CEP19 gene encoding centrosomal protein of 19 kDa isoform X1, with protein MRQTLFIALSMSYKALKCGIRFKPPAIILLYEDVSTGKSRQRSMPVRNFSKFSDCSRAAEQLKNNPRHKQYLENVLPKQLERLYILLKGHLNGENLQVSLEGIRRDETLDPEEDLNKLDDKELAKRKSIMDDLFEKNRKKKDDPDFEYNVEVDFPQDGPIQSCGWDEESENEF; from the exons ATGCGTCAGACGCTTTTTATTGCGTTAAG CATGAGCTACAAAGCCCTGAAGTGTGGCATACGCTTCAAGCCACCTGCCATTATTCTCCTATATGAGGATGTGTCAACAGGAAAATCTCGCCAACGCAGTATGCCAGTAAGGAACTTTTCAAAATTTTCAG ACTGTAGCCGAGCAGCAGAACAGCTGAAAAATAATCCTCGCCACAAGCAGTATTTAGAAAATGTGTTGCCAAAACAGCTGGAGAGGCTTtatatattgttaaagggacatttaaaCGGGGAAAACCTTCAGGTAAGTCTGGAGGGAATTCGAAGAGATGAAACTTTAGACCCAGAGGAAGATTTGAACAAGCTGGATGACAAGGAGTTGGCTAAAAGGAAAAGTATAATGGATGACCTCTTTGAGAAGAATCGGAAGAAAAAGGATGACCCAGATTTTGAGTACAATGTAGAAGTGGATTTTCCTCAGGATGGGCCTATACAGAGCTGTGGCTGGGATGAAGAATCGGAGAATGAATTCTAA
- the CEP19 gene encoding centrosomal protein of 19 kDa isoform X2, translating to MSYKALKCGIRFKPPAIILLYEDVSTGKSRQRSMPVRNFSKFSDCSRAAEQLKNNPRHKQYLENVLPKQLERLYILLKGHLNGENLQVSLEGIRRDETLDPEEDLNKLDDKELAKRKSIMDDLFEKNRKKKDDPDFEYNVEVDFPQDGPIQSCGWDEESENEF from the exons ATGAGCTACAAAGCCCTGAAGTGTGGCATACGCTTCAAGCCACCTGCCATTATTCTCCTATATGAGGATGTGTCAACAGGAAAATCTCGCCAACGCAGTATGCCAGTAAGGAACTTTTCAAAATTTTCAG ACTGTAGCCGAGCAGCAGAACAGCTGAAAAATAATCCTCGCCACAAGCAGTATTTAGAAAATGTGTTGCCAAAACAGCTGGAGAGGCTTtatatattgttaaagggacatttaaaCGGGGAAAACCTTCAGGTAAGTCTGGAGGGAATTCGAAGAGATGAAACTTTAGACCCAGAGGAAGATTTGAACAAGCTGGATGACAAGGAGTTGGCTAAAAGGAAAAGTATAATGGATGACCTCTTTGAGAAGAATCGGAAGAAAAAGGATGACCCAGATTTTGAGTACAATGTAGAAGTGGATTTTCCTCAGGATGGGCCTATACAGAGCTGTGGCTGGGATGAAGAATCGGAGAATGAATTCTAA
- the PIGX gene encoding phosphatidylinositol-glycan biosynthesis class X protein, which yields MPRLEYVFSCFLMLLCAVRNPAADASCPGIVVQREILNRGFHRDLVTRLDLHTFAEQVDSCRVHFLESIPSGLFLDPYQLSSLRQHNFTDVFLLTAVDLEAPEYLATEQKARVYAKPDPAVCAHCFSSIVPIHTRYHQPSYFSEASITLQSPQLLIHCNKDFPPSGCTHYPVSEAPCGLEDDSVCSWLHLPYTAVPKTIIMQVPVGMTQHKAVVCTVTIAVTLICAGMILLAVYKHDH from the exons ATGCCTAGGCTTGAATATGTGTTCTCTTGCTTCTTGATGTTACTTTGTGCTGTAAGAAATCCAG CTGCTGACGCCTCTTGCCCTGGCATTGTTGTTCAGAGAGAAATACTAAACAGAGGTTTTCACAG GGATTTGGTGACCAGACTGGACCTCCACACTTTTGCAGAGCAGGTGGACAGCTGTAGAGTTCACTTTCTAGAAAGTATCCCATCTGGTCTATTTTTGGATCCATATCAGCTCTCATCTCTACGGCAGCATAATTTCACTGAC gttttcCTATTGACAGCAGTTGATCTGGAAGCTCCTGAATATCTAGCCACAGAACAAAAAGCACGGGTTTATGCTAAACCAGACCCAGCAGTATGTGCACATTGCTTTTCTTCCATAGTACCAATCCATACTCGATACCACCAACCATCTTATTTCTCTGAGGCATCTATCACTTTGCAGAGCCCTCAGCTACTGATTCACTGCAACAAAG ATTTCCCTCCCAGTGGCTGCACACATTACCCTGTATCAGAAGCTCCTTGTGGATTAGAAGACGATAGCGTGTGTAGCTGGCTGCATTTACCATATACTGCA gttCCTAAGACCATAATTATGCAAGTGCCAGTGGGAATGACACAACACAAAGCAGTTGTGTGCACAGTGACTATTGCAGTGACATTGATTTGTGCTGGGATGATTCTTCTTGCTGTGTACAAACATGATCATTAA